The sequence caaattaaacatgTAATATATTAGATGTTCTTGATCAAATTTTTGGGTTCTCCAAGTGGCCAAGTAATGACTTGGCTCTCTGGGTCTGGATCCCAACTATAAGGTAAGATAAAATAACAACGGTAAACTATATATAAAGGGATACGTTACACACTCGTAACTCTCACCTATATTACTTAGACTCATTTTAATTTGAGCGTCAGAGTGATTTTGTAGGTACCATCTCTTACCATTCTAAAGATCCAATCCCGTCACCACCTCGGCTGGCGAGTACTCCCTTATCCTTTTCACAATCCATACCAATGAAATTTTTTACACTagataaaaaaaatgcaatataccaataattaaattttataaaatattaaatattttttttatatggaatAGCGTATTGGTAGCTAATTACTTCATTCCTTCCGCGCATAATATTCACCATTGACGCGTTTGATGTTGCCATCTAGTTTGTTTTCTATTTCAGGCTTTCAGCTTCAAAATCAAACTGATGCAACTTGCATCTCTATTATTCTCTAGTGCCTTTAATTTCATGATGGGTTGACTACTTGACTCTAGCGTCTTGAAGCATTATTATTTCGAAAAAATAAGATGTATAAgctgattttatttaattgaatcaATTTAAGTGATCAAAAGTTATGTAATAATATATCGAAGACTACAAATCCAACAGACTGGTCAGAAAATGCAACCAACCACTTCAGATTTTCTTTcgaagaaaaaaatagaatagCTTCAAAATTAATGTATGCGGGTCTTCGTAGACTTTTCGCTAACAAGTAGCAGTAAGCTAGAGAGTGGATCCCAGACTCCACGGGTCAAAGTCACCCCAACTTAGTGACAATAGTGGTTTTTTTTCCATGTAGTCCATATTCAATTATTCACATACATATTTATTTATTGAGAAATTAATAAAAATCAATGATGAAGAAAAAAGCTAATATAaaatgttttcaatgtatatgtattgtatatttaattaaaaaatattaacgaTAATCTTAACAACCTGTATGTTAACAAAACTTTAACTAAGAATGTTACTCATTTAAACTTTATGTTGACCTAATTGGATGGAATTAACACTATGCAAATCTTCCACAGTCCCACTTTAGGgtaatgtttttttattttgaagcAGGGGACAGGGGCCAACTTGCACGCAACTTAATATAAAGTAGCATTAGAGGAATATCGTCCATAAATACTAAATAGTCCGAGACTAATTAACGAAATGCAGAGAGGCACCTTTAAGCCACAATAATAATGGTTCTTCAATTTGGATTTCATGTGATGTTAATAGTATCCGCTATACATACACTGGCATCTGCACAATACGAAAACAAAAATAGTCATACAGCGCAGCCTGGCTGCAATTCCACATGTGGACGTGTTAGTATCCCTTTCCCATTTGGAATGAACGAACCCAAATGCTATGCAGACCAGTGGTTCCAAATAGAGTGCAGGAACCACACACCTTACCTGAAATCTATAGGAGTGGAGGTGTCGTCAATTGATGTATCAGAAGGCACGATTGTAATCAAGAATCTAATTCACCGTTGGAAATGCAAACACAACAACGCTACTACTAATCAGAAGCAAGTGGTTAACCTGAGCGGAAGCCCCTTCGTGTATTCGCAGGAAAACAACGTGTTTGTATCAGTTGGATGCAATGAAATCTCTTTCTTGGTTTCCAACGGGACGCAAGTTAGCAGCTGCGTTTCGATTTGCAACGGCGACAAGGACGACTTCGACAGGATCATTCATATCGGCAATTGCAACGGCCAATACTGCTGCGTGACCTCCTTGCCTTCGTATATCTCGGAATTCAACGTGACAACGGAGAGTTTCGGGATCAACAATAGT is a genomic window of Arachis ipaensis cultivar K30076 chromosome B06, Araip1.1, whole genome shotgun sequence containing:
- the LOC110263772 gene encoding wall-associated receptor kinase-like 22; this encodes MVLQFGFHVMLIVSAIHTLASAQYENKNSHTAQPGCNSTCGRVSIPFPFGMNEPKCYADQWFQIECRNHTPYLKSIGVEVSSIDVSEGTIVIKNLIHRWKCKHNNATTNQKQVVNLSGSPFVYSQENNVFVSVGCNEISFLVSNGTQVSSCVSICNGDKDDFDRIIHIGNCNGQYCCVTSLPSYISEFNVTTESFGINNSNHRHASASSDDECSYAAIMIKQYSSGYYTGYSWAQDLTVLETVLALLE